The genomic stretch CCCTGTTTTCCCTGTCTGGTAGTGGGAGGAGAGTGCCATTTAGTTGCTTCTTCTAAAACTTCATTGATTACTGCGGTAGTAACTCGTTTTTTATGACCTTCGGCGGCGTTATCAACCAAATCTAAAATAGTTTCTACTCGTTTACCTGTCATGGCGGACACAAAAACTCGTTCTGCCCATTCCATGAAAAATAGTCGATCGTCTAGCATTTTTTGATATTCATAGATGGTATGGGAGTCTTTTTCTACTGCATCCCATTTATTAGCGATAATAATGGCCGCCCTACCTTCTTCGATGATTCTTCCTGCTAATTTTAAATCTTGCTCCGTTACACCATCTAAGACATCGATAACGAATAATACCACATCAGCCCGTTTTATGGCTTTAAATGCCCTATTGATTCCGAAAAATTCCGCTCCATAGTCAACATTTTTTTTGCGCCTAATACCTGCGGTATCAATTAATCGATAGGTTTTACCATTTCTTTCTACTACCATATCGATCGCATCACGAGTTGTACCGGATACAGGACTAACAATAGCACGATTTTCCCCTGTTAAAGCATTTAAAAGACTCGATTTACCTACATTTGGTCTTCCAATAATAGCGACCCTGATTTCTTCTATTTCCTCTATTTCGTCTATGGTGGGAAGGTATTGAATTAAGTCATCTAATAGTTCTGCCGTACCATTCCCATGAATAGCAGAAAGGGCGTAAGGTTCACCTAAACCCAAATTCCAAAACTCTGCACTTTGAATTAATCCTTGTTTTTCAGATTCACACTTATTGACAGCTAAAACGATTGGAACATTTTGAGTACGCAACCATGCCGCTATTTCTTCATCTCCGGCAGTTAATCCCATTTGTCCATCTACAACAAATATCGCTGCTACTGCTTCTGCTAATGCCGCTCTAGCTTGTTCACGAATGAAGGGTAAAAATTCTGTATCGTCGTCAAAAACTAGCCCACCTGTATCTACCACCTGAAATTCTCTGTCTCGCCAAAATGCCGGACGATAGGTACGATCTCGTGTTATACCTGGTTCATCATAAACGATTGCATCTTGTTCTCCAGACAAACGATTGACTAAGGCAGATTTACCAACATTGGGACGGCCGATTATGGCAACGATAGGAAGCATGATTTTTAGAATTGAACATAGCCTTACCATTGTAGCGTATTTTAAGAGGCAATGAAAAATCAGAAATATTCAACACAATGGACAATTGGCTAAAAAGAGAGGCTTTAAACCTTGAATGGATCAATTATCAATTGGTAAATTTAATTATCTCCATTACTCTCAGATCGCTATATTATTTAATTAAACACTTTGATTTAAACTTTAAACTTCTAGCTTCAAATATCCACTTATGGTGAATCTTAATATTTTTTCTCCTTTTCACTTAGGAGATTATATCTTGCCTAATAGGATTATTATGGCACCTATGACTCGTTTAAGAGCAAATAGTGACGGAACTCCAACAGAGTTAATGGGAACTTATTATGCTCAAAGAGCAACGGCAGGATTGATCATAACTGAAGCTACAATGATTTCCCCTTTATCTCATGGCTATATGAATTGTCCGGGTATTTATAATGATAAACAAACGGAAGGTTGGAAATTAGTTGTCGAAAAAGTACATCAACAACAAGGAAAAATTTTTCTGCAATTGTGGCATAGTGGTAGAATTTCTCATCCTGCTTTATTGAATGGTGAATTACCGATCGCACCTAGTGAAATTTCCGCCGTTGGACATTTACACACCCCCATTGGTAAAGTATCTTTAGAAACTCCTCGTGCTTTAGATATTAAAGAAATCCCTTTAATTGTTGAGCAGTTTTATCAGGCTTCAGTTAATGCATTGAATGCTGGTTTTGATGGTGTAGAGTTACATGGTGCATTCGGTTATTTAATTGACCAATTTTTACAAGATAGCTCTAATAAACGTACTGATGAATATGGAGGATCGATCGCTAATCGTAGTCGTTTTTTGTTAGAAATAGTCGAAGCTGTTAGAGGTGTTTGGGGAGATAAAAAAGTAGGAATTAAACTTTCTCCTAGCAACACTTTTTACGGAATATCTGATTCTAATCCGGTGAATTTATTTAGCTATATTTTAAATGTTTTAAATGACTATAATTTAGCTTATATTCATCTAATGGAACCTAGTGATATAGACTTAGCAACTGGTAATGTTATTACGTCGGTATTAGATACTTTTAAAAATTTTTATAACGGCACAATTATTACTAATGGGGGTTATGATAAAAGCAAAGCTAATGATGTAATTTCTTCGGAAAAAGCTGATTTAGTGTCTTTTGGCCGGCCTTTTATTGCTAATCCCGATTTGGTAACACGTTTAGAAATTTCTGCATCATTGAATGAAACTGACGGAAAAACAATCTATGGTCAAGGTACAAATAATGCTGAACACGGATACACAGATTATCCTTTTTTAACTTAATCAAAACAAGCTACATCATGGGGATATAATTTCTATTTTATATGGAAAAATTTAAAGAATTATATTCTCATCAATTCTTTTAAATCCGGTCATAAAAATAATCACTAATTAACAATAAAATTTATGGGACTTCTAGTTAATGGTGTTTGGTCTAATCAATTGTATGATGCAGTTACAGATCAGGGCAAATTTATTCGTCAAGCATCCCAGTTTCGTAACTGGATTACCTCTAATGGCAGTGCAGGAATCACGGGCAAAGGCGGTTTTAAGGCAGAATCAGGACGTTACCATCTCTATATATCATTAGCTTGTCCTTGGGCTCATCGTACTTTGATTTTTCGCACTTTAAAAAGACTAGAAAATATGATAACCATATCGATCGTCAATTGGTTTATGGGGGAAAATGGTTGGACATTTGCCGAAGATGAAGGGGTAATCAGTGATCCTTTATTTAATGCTGAATACTTATATCAAATTTATACGGAAGGTGATGCTAATTATACGGGTAAAGTAACAGTTCCTGTCCTTTGGGATAAAGAAACTCACACTATTGTTAATAATGAATCGGCAGAAATTATCCGAATGTTTAATAGTGCTTTCAATCGTATCGGTGGGAAAGAAAATGACTATTATCCTAAAGATTTAAGACAAGAAATTGATAGTTTAAACGATCGTATATATCATAATATCAATAATGGGGTTTATAAATGTGGTTTTGCCACTACTCAACAAGCCTATGAGGAAGAATTAATTCCTCTATTTGAAACCCTTGACTGGTTAGAAGAAAAACTCTCTCGTCAACGGTATCTTACAGGCGATCGTATTACAGAAGCAGACTGGCGATTATTTCCTACTTTAGTCCGTTTTGATGCGGTTTATGTTGGGCATTTTAAATGCAATATTCGTCGAATTGTTGACTATCCAAATATTTGGGGTTATCTACGAGAACTTTACCAAATAGAAGGTATTGCACAAACTGTGAATTTTAGACATATCAAAAGACATTATTATCAAAGTCATAAAACGATTAATCCTACAGGAATTGTACCATTCGGTCCAGAAATTGATTTTTTATTACCAGTTGATCGATTTTAATTAATAATTAATTACCAATAAATTTAATATTTTAAACAGTAAAATTGATGATTAAATGGTTGAATAATATTTTTACAAATCCCTTATTTTCTTTAAAAGGAAATAGTATTTCTTTAGGATGGATTTTGCAAGTTCTAGGATTACTAATTTTAGTTACTCTTTTTGCTAGATTTACTAAAAAATTTTTAAAAAATAGAATTCTTTTAACTTTTAAAATTAGTGATAGTAATAGAGAAGTCATTTCCACTTTTATAGCTTTTAGTATCGCCAGTATTGGTTATATAATAGCTATTCAAACTATGGGAATTAATTTAACATCTTTAGCTGTAATAATTGGAGGTTTAGGAGTTGGTATCGGCTTTGGTTTTCAGGATTTAACTCGTAACTTAATCAGTGGAGTTACCTTGTTAGCAGAAGGAAAATTAAAAGTCGGAAATCTAATTCAATTTCAAGAAAAGTTAGGATATATCAGAGAAATATCGATTCGTTGTACCGTTGTTAAAACTATTGAAGGTTCAGAATTAATTATTCCCAATACAGAGTTAACAAATAGTACTGTTATCAATTGGAATTATGATAATTGTCAGGGTAGAATTGAAATTAAAATAGGTATAGCTTACGGTAGTGATTTATTACTTGTGACGGATGTTTTATTAAAGTCTGCTTCTCTGATAAAAGAGGTTTTACATAATCCACCACCAAAGGTTATATTTCTTGGTTTCGGAGATAATGCGTTAGATTTTGCTTTATGGATATGGGTTAACAAAATTAATCTTACTCCTTTTATTAAAAGTTCTTTACTCTATGTTATTGAACATAATCTAAGAAAAAATAATATTAAAATTCCTTTTCCTCAAAGAGATATTTGGTTACAAAATGTTGATTCTTTTGAGGATATTCAAAACATCCCAAAACAAGTATTAACCCCCCATGAGTCTTTAAAAGAATTGTTATTCAAATTTAACTTATTTCATGATTTTGATGATTTACAATTAATCCGTTTAATAGAAATGAGTAGTCAGCGTTATTTATATCCAGAAGAAATTCTTATTAAACAGGGAGAATACGGGGATTTTTTCGCTCTGATTTTAGAAGGAGAAATTGAGGCAATTTTAGAGACAAATATAACTAAAAATTCTTTATTTTTCTTTACTCAAGGGCAATATTTTGGAGAATTACCACTACTTTTAAATACTCCTTATCCGACTACAATGAAGGCTACAAAACTAACAAGGTTATTCTTAATCAATGGAGAAAATTTCCATAATTTAATTAAAGAATATCCTTTTTTAGCGGAACAAATTATTCAAGAATTAAGCGATCGACAAAATATAATTCAACTTTGTCAAAAACAATTACAAGAAATGGGATTACTCCAACAAGAAGAAATTAAAAACCCTCTCCTTTGGCTTCGTAAATATTTCAAACAAATTTTTACTTGTGAAACATAGATTATTCTAACTTTTATAAATAGAAATAATCTCTTGACATTCTGTTATTGATTTGCGTTGTTTCATTGCTTCTACTAAAGCTAAATAAGATTCTTTATTTTCTTTTATAATAGTAGTTGCCTGTAAAATAGCTAATCTTTTTTTAATTTGAAAATTAGAAGAAGTAAGAGTTAAATT from Geminocystis sp. NIES-3709 encodes the following:
- the der gene encoding ribosome biogenesis GTPase Der is translated as MMLPIVAIIGRPNVGKSALVNRLSGEQDAIVYDEPGITRDRTYRPAFWRDREFQVVDTGGLVFDDDTEFLPFIREQARAALAEAVAAIFVVDGQMGLTAGDEEIAAWLRTQNVPIVLAVNKCESEKQGLIQSAEFWNLGLGEPYALSAIHGNGTAELLDDLIQYLPTIDEIEEIEEIRVAIIGRPNVGKSSLLNALTGENRAIVSPVSGTTRDAIDMVVERNGKTYRLIDTAGIRRKKNVDYGAEFFGINRAFKAIKRADVVLFVIDVLDGVTEQDLKLAGRIIEEGRAAIIIANKWDAVEKDSHTIYEYQKMLDDRLFFMEWAERVFVSAMTGKRVETILDLVDNAAEGHKKRVTTAVINEVLEEATKWHSPPTTRQGKQGRIYYGTQVASKPPTIALFVNDPKRLDNNYRRYIEKQFRQQLGFKGTPLKLLWRGKRLREGENLGANRATKV
- a CDS encoding mechanosensitive ion channel domain-containing protein, whose translation is MIKWLNNIFTNPLFSLKGNSISLGWILQVLGLLILVTLFARFTKKFLKNRILLTFKISDSNREVISTFIAFSIASIGYIIAIQTMGINLTSLAVIIGGLGVGIGFGFQDLTRNLISGVTLLAEGKLKVGNLIQFQEKLGYIREISIRCTVVKTIEGSELIIPNTELTNSTVINWNYDNCQGRIEIKIGIAYGSDLLLVTDVLLKSASLIKEVLHNPPPKVIFLGFGDNALDFALWIWVNKINLTPFIKSSLLYVIEHNLRKNNIKIPFPQRDIWLQNVDSFEDIQNIPKQVLTPHESLKELLFKFNLFHDFDDLQLIRLIEMSSQRYLYPEEILIKQGEYGDFFALILEGEIEAILETNITKNSLFFFTQGQYFGELPLLLNTPYPTTMKATKLTRLFLINGENFHNLIKEYPFLAEQIIQELSDRQNIIQLCQKQLQEMGLLQQEEIKNPLLWLRKYFKQIFTCET
- a CDS encoding glutathione S-transferase family protein encodes the protein MGLLVNGVWSNQLYDAVTDQGKFIRQASQFRNWITSNGSAGITGKGGFKAESGRYHLYISLACPWAHRTLIFRTLKRLENMITISIVNWFMGENGWTFAEDEGVISDPLFNAEYLYQIYTEGDANYTGKVTVPVLWDKETHTIVNNESAEIIRMFNSAFNRIGGKENDYYPKDLRQEIDSLNDRIYHNINNGVYKCGFATTQQAYEEELIPLFETLDWLEEKLSRQRYLTGDRITEADWRLFPTLVRFDAVYVGHFKCNIRRIVDYPNIWGYLRELYQIEGIAQTVNFRHIKRHYYQSHKTINPTGIVPFGPEIDFLLPVDRF
- a CDS encoding alkene reductase; translated protein: MVNLNIFSPFHLGDYILPNRIIMAPMTRLRANSDGTPTELMGTYYAQRATAGLIITEATMISPLSHGYMNCPGIYNDKQTEGWKLVVEKVHQQQGKIFLQLWHSGRISHPALLNGELPIAPSEISAVGHLHTPIGKVSLETPRALDIKEIPLIVEQFYQASVNALNAGFDGVELHGAFGYLIDQFLQDSSNKRTDEYGGSIANRSRFLLEIVEAVRGVWGDKKVGIKLSPSNTFYGISDSNPVNLFSYILNVLNDYNLAYIHLMEPSDIDLATGNVITSVLDTFKNFYNGTIITNGGYDKSKANDVISSEKADLVSFGRPFIANPDLVTRLEISASLNETDGKTIYGQGTNNAEHGYTDYPFLT